In Juglans regia cultivar Chandler chromosome 13, Walnut 2.0, whole genome shotgun sequence, the DNA window TTTCATGAGATGATTTAAATGGTTTGATAAGTTTATGTACCGCTACTTTTTCAACCATCGTTGTCTGGACCATTAATTTAGATGAAGTAGATGAAGGCCTGATTTTAAGGGttaaggccctgtttggattatGCATGATTATTCACCTTAATGcataatagttatatagttataataatgCATGATTATTTTGTTAACTTGGGAGATTACTTACAACTGTTGTCAAGATAAAAGTGCGAATTAACCCACTGTGCACAGTGCGAATTGGTTAGTAGGAAGCCCTTCAATGAACGTGAATCTTGATATAGATGACATCTTTCCTGATGGGGGTTTGACTGATAGTCATAGAGAAGAATTTGCAATTGATGATCTTGAGACACTTGCATTTCTTGAGTGGGTTGGTAGACAAGCGCAACAGAATCTTAGACAGCCACAACATAATATCGTCTTGTAGGGACATCattatattttggaagttttgaatggGAATCCAAGGAATTCTCGCAAGTTATTCCGAATGGAGGTTGATGCCTTCCGCGCATTATGCAGCTTGTTACGTTCAAATAGATTTTTGAATGATACTAGAAAAGGGGTGACCGTCGAAGAACAATTAGGCATGTTCACATTGGTAGTGGCAACTGGAGACGAACAACGGATTGTGGGGCATCGATTTCAACATTCAACGGAAACTATTAAGTCCCATGTAAGGAAAGTTATGCAGGCCCTGTGTAGGCTTGGGACACATCTTATTTACCCAACCCACACATTCGGGGTGCACCCAACAATTGTAGGCAATTCGAGAAATTATCCTTGGTTTGAGGTAAGTTGTTTATggtacataataaattataattctgATTATGTTGGGTCATTGTTTAATAAATTACTTGAACGTACGCAACCATAATAAGATGGGTTCTTCGTTTGCAGGGATGCATTGGAGCAATTGATGGGACCATGATCGACGCCATTGTACCTGTAGAGGTGCGTGAGGCATGTCGCAACCGGCATGAGTGAGTTGCCCAAAACGTCTTGTGTGTATGTGACTCGGACATGAAGTTCACATTACTGTACACTGGTTGGGAGGGAAGTTCGCGTGATGCACGAGTATTCATCAATGCATTGAGTAAGGGCCGCAACCAATTTCCAATGCCTCTCGacgataaatatttaatattatttaattatttttgtcttcaaattctctctttatatgtattttgttaCATCTGTGGGAATGGTTGGCAGGGGCCTGATTTTTTTCCTGTTAATGGGTAACAGGTCATTATTATATAGTCGATTCGGCGTACCCATGTACTCGGGGATTTATGCCCCCTATCCTAGAGAGAGATATCATAGAAGTGACCATCAGGGTCAGCGGGGATTTAGGGGGtataaggattattttaatcatcGTTATTCATGCATTCGTAACGTAATAGAACGTACATTTGGAGACTTGAAATCAcgatttagaattttaagactCATGCCTGCGTATAAAGTTGGGAGGCAAGGTGATCTGatcattgcatgttgtacattacacaattttattagaatgatgACATCGAATGGCTGGTTGTTCGAGAACTGGAGAAATATGGAGCTCAATCCAAGCGGTCGTGCATGTAGTGATGTCGCAGCTTCAGCACGTCATCCTGACATGACCGTCGAATCAGCCCGGGTTATGGCTGCAATTAGGAATGACATTGCCATTCGTATGTGGGAAGCTAGGGGTGGTCATtgatatgtatataataaatattgggatTATAAGGGTGTAGTTAGATATTCAaatgtatttcaaatttgattttggtgtGGCAATAGATTACTTATTTACATACATGGGGAAGTTTGTAGCaaatttctttggaaaatatGGTTGCTAATTTTATGAGCTCTATATGTAAATTGAGTTTAATAAATGATTGGTcgatatgtaatttttatactactaaaattagaaaataaagtgattttataatttaatgacgttatttttctaatttattatcattgaccataatTGAAACTAACTAGAGCTAGGCAAAATGATCATTTGTACTTgaatatggaaaaaaattttaagcacaattgtttataaaaaaatattttatatatattagtattatttaacgattttggaaataattaaaaaattatttttaaaacaatttttattaatcaatttttatttgatattttacaaaagaaatttcgttagaaaaaaatattgtaatctgaaaaatattattattcactatatttaaaaaaataaaaattaagtaggtaatttataatttattattatttatttataaataacatcTATATGatttcaaaaaagttaaaaccatatcaACTCACTCCTAATCcaaacacataatatttttaaaaactatctcattttaactcatcttattactcatctcaactcatattcaaatttaaaggaCACCTAATTGTTGTGAAGATGGATATTTTCATGTGGTTTAGTCTCTAATCCGTCTTTTTAAGGAAAGGTTATGCTATTTATGCCATAATATTCTTGAGTTGACATATAACAGACATGGTGAGACATGAGTACGTAGGTAGTAGGGCCAATAACGTTTTTGAGTGAAATGATTTTTGTCACGCCGTTGGAATTAAATTTCCTCAAATAATTACTACTGTTCTACGTGTACGGTGGGTTATCATCGGAATTTAActgattttatttgaaattttctattttttgagtttttgtatTTGCATCAATATGAACTATAGAGAAGTGatatagtcataaaaaaatctcataaaaataaatttataaattaacatatatttaacaaattaaatactaTTTGAAGGTGATTCTTTATCTGTGATAAAGGATATTCGGAAGTAGAGATAAATAATTCATGGTATAGATAGATTATTGAAGATGTTACAACTATTTTTAGAGACAGAACAAACTAGAAATTGCAATACACTCAAAGAGAGAGCAATAATGTAACCCATCAAGTTGCCAACCTTGCATTACAATGGGAAGATGAGGTACTTGTATGGGTAGAATTAGAGGGAACTACTGTTATTGAGAGTTACATACAGTTTGATAAGCAttgtaaagagtaatgttattgaTGAATGAAAGGCAAAGTagttatttcaaaaaaaaaaaaaaaaaacaacaattgaCTTAAAACTCATGAATATAAGTGACCAAAGGGTAATAGCTTGTGAGATAGAAgcattcttattttattttcttaattagctTGTCATCTTCTTTGGCTCACAATATTTAGATAGAAAACttctacttgtttttttttttttttttttttttcagatgagatg includes these proteins:
- the LOC108981842 gene encoding uncharacterized protein LOC108981842; the encoded protein is MNVNLDIDDIFPDGGLTDSHREEFAIDDLETLAFLEWGHHYILEVLNGNPRNSRKLFRMEVDAFRALCSLLRSNRFLNDTRKGVTVEEQLGMFTLVVATGDEQRIVGHRFQHSTETIKSHVRKVMQALCRLGTHLIYPTHTFGVHPTIVGNSRNYPWFEGCIGAIDGTMIDAIVPVEVREACRNRHEMMTSNGWLFENWRNMELNPSGRACSDVAASARHPDMTVESARVMAAIRNDIAIRMWEARGGH